The following proteins are encoded in a genomic region of Sander lucioperca isolate FBNREF2018 chromosome 23, SLUC_FBN_1.2, whole genome shotgun sequence:
- the mbtps2 gene encoding membrane-bound transcription factor site-2 protease, whose protein sequence is MIPVPLLVCVMGVWCAVYLADTLLRSSLTHRISYESWLASRGLMLSPFHLRWQTTMFNRLFAYCARINPRAQYLWFNSGLVFGVVAMVGSVVLLTQTLQQTLAQMTTDNPRMGSQQALQVVVPGVNLPTSQLAYFFMALLLSGVIHELGHAVAALREQVRVNGFGIFVFVVYPGAFVDLFTTHLNIISPTQQLRIFCAGVWHNFVLCVAALAFLFLLPLFLFPMYSTGGGALVTEVVQGSAADGPRGLSVGDIVSGLEDCPVRGVDDWSSCLSRISLTPQTGYCVPSASLQPSWAHGRAFKRLDGTMDCCSNNSLTDLCFSYMKPQGKNSREYACMPVRKMVTGTRVCRTNGDCAAHSHAASICVTPSLENQTRFIRVTHPPNTHMLFVGYPPHLQYAVSLTNFLPRFGFLHLDLPVFLETFCKYVVSLSGALAVVNSVPCFALDGQWMLNALLEATLVTVVTDRQKRELIGFFLLLAGSALLAANVALGLWMVTAR, encoded by the exons ATGATCCCTGTGCCTCTGCTGGTGTGTGTGATGGGAGTCTGGTGTGCTGTCTATCTCGCCGACACACTGCTCAGG TCGTCCCTGACACATCGGATCAGCTACGAGTCATGGTTGGCGAGTCGAGGGCTGATGTTGTCTCCTTTCCATCTGAGATGGCAGACCACCATGTTCAACCGTCTGTTTGCGTACTGCGCCCGCATCAACCCCCGAGCCCAATACCTGTG GTTCAACAGCGGCCTGGTGTTTGGTGTAGTCGCCATGGTCGGCTCAGTGGTGCTGCTGACGCAGACGCTGCAGCAGACGCTCGCTCAGATGACCACGGACAACCCCCGGATGGGAAGTCAGCAGGCCCTGCAGGTGGTG GTCCCTGGTGTCAATCTGCCCACCAGTCAGTTGGCCTACTTCTTCATGGCCCTGCTGCTCAGCGGAGTTATACATGAGCTGGGCCACGCTGTGGCAGCATTGAG GGAGCAAGTCCGAGTAAACGGTTTCGGCAtctttgtgtttgtggtgtATCCCGGTGCATTTGTGGACCTCTTCACCACACACCTCAACATCATATCCCCCACTCAGCAGCTCCGCATCTTCTGTGCCg GAGTGTGGCACAACTTTGTTCTGTGTGTGGCAGCATTAGCCTTCCTCTTCCTGTTGCCCCTCTTTCTGTTTCCCATGTACTCCACCGGTGGCGGGGCGCTGGTCACCGAGGTTGTGCAG GGCTCTGCGGCTGACGGTCCCAGGGGTCTGTCAGTCGGGGACATAGTGAGCGGGCTGGAGGACTGTCCGGTCAGGGGAGTGGATGACTGGAGCAGCTGCTTGTCTCGCATTTCTCTCACCCCACAGACTGGATACTGTGTCCCCAGCGCCAGCCTGCAGCCCAGCTGGGCCCACGGGCGAG CTTTCAAGCGCTTGGATGGAACGATGGActgctgcagcaacaacagcctGACAGACCTCTGTTTCTCTTACATGAAACCACAGGGCAAGAACAGCAGagag TACGCCTGCATGCCGGTGCGTAAGATGGTGACGGGGACACGAGTGTGTCGTACCAACGGCGACTGCGCCGCACACTCCCACGCCGCCAGCATATGCGTCACTCCGTCTCTGGAGAACCAGACCCGCTTCATCCGTGTCACACACCCgcccaacacacacatgctgtttgTGGGCTATCCGCCGCACCTTCAGTACGCTG TGAGTCTGACCAACTTTTTGCCCCGCTTTGGTTTCCTCCACCTGGATCTTCCTGTTTTCTTGGAGACCTTCTGCAA ATATGTGGTGTCTCTCTCTGGTGCGTTAGCAGTAGTAAACTCCGTGCCGTGCTTCGCGCTCGACGGTCAGTGGATGCTGAACGCCCTGCTGGAGGCCACGCTGGTAACCGTGGTAACGGACCGTCAAAAGCGCGAGCTGATCGGTTTCTTCCTGCTGCTTGCGGGCAGCGCCCTGCTGGCAGCCAACGTGGCACTGGGCCTGTGGATGGTCACGGCGCGGTAG